TCAAGTATATGGTGCTAGTGCGATCGCTGTTATCCTCACCGGGATGGGACAAGATGGCTTACATGGTTGTCAATGTATTAGTGAGGCAGGTGGGCAAGTGTTGGCGCAAGATAAAGCTAGTAGTGTAGTCTGGGGGATGCCTAGTTACATCGTTAATGCTGGACTAGCAGATCGGATTGTTCCTCTAGAACAAATGGCAGATGAAATCATGCACCGTATCCATCCTACACAAAAATTAGGTCTGTAATGAAGCAGGCTATGGGTATTAGCTCCTCTGATTTTGACTATCTTCGACAGTTAATTTACACTCACTCTGCCGTCGTGTTGGATGGTGATAAAACTTATTTGGCAGAATTATATTTGCAATCAATAGCTGAGTCAGCAGGATTTGCAACAATTAGTAGCTTCATTGCTTACCTACAACATCAACCATTTAACCATTTGCATACTCAAACTATTGAGGCATTGGTGACTAACGAAACTTCATTTTTTCGTGATACTGCACCCTTTGAAGCATTAAAAAAATCATTCTTGCCAGAATTGATCCAAAAACGTAAAATAGAGCGATCGCTAAATATTTGGTGTGCTGCTTGTTCTAACGGACAGGAACCATACAGCATTGCCATTCTCATTCGTGAACACTTTCCTTTACTTACAGATTGGTCAATCAATATAATTGCCAGTGACTTTTCTAGTAAAGCTTTAAACCGCGCTCGTCAAGGACGTTATAATCAACTAGAAATTAAGCGTGGGCTATCTCAACAATTGCGAGCAAAGTATTTTTCTCCTGTAGATAATGAGTGGCAAATTAACGATAAAATTCGCCAAATGGTTGAGTTTCAGCAAATAAATCTTATTCATTCTTGGTCAGCTTTACCCAGTATTGATATTATCTTTTTACGTAACGTTTTAATTTATTTCGATATACCAACTAAAAAAGCTCTCCTGGGAAAAGTTAAAGAGCAATTAAGAGTAGATGGCTACTTATTTCTTGGTAGCGGTGAAACAACTTTCAATTTAGATGAATCATTCGAGCGTGTGCAGTTTGATAAAAGTATTTGTTATAAATTGCACAGTACTTAAATTACGTCTATCCAGCAAAAATACTAGATACTTATTTATTGTTTTCGCAATTTTCTATGAGGTTGCACAGAATATAAATTATATGATTTATCCGCGTTCATCTGTCTTGAAAAGTTTCCTACGGTTCGCGTAAGCGTCTCGTAAGAGAGGGAAACCCTCCTACAGAACTTTTCGCTGCGTTTATTTGCGTTCAATTATTACCGATATATTATATACAGCTTCATATTAATTTAGTGTTACACTTCATTATTCACCCTTACCTAAAGAGAAACGTATAGGCGAAAATTGACATAGCCCATAAACTAAACATCCCCCACCCATAGCATATGCTCCCCAAACTCCCAGCCCTTCCAAGGGTTCCACTTTACGCGCAGTAGTTGTTGGCTGTTTGGGATCATAGCGAACAGTTACTATATTACCTTTAGCAATGCGGGTGGAATCATAGTAACCTGTAAAGCGAACAGGATCACCCTTAACCTGAAACTCAATAACTGGTGCGTATGTATCTTTTTCTTTATCTTTAATATCCCGTTCACGACGATGGAGTGTTTCTACTACTTCACCTTGGGTTTCTGTTAGTGTTGCCCGCTCATGTGCTGTTTTTTTATCTGCCCAAGAACTTAAACCTAACATTAGCAGTCCAAAAAACACAAGATAAATTCCGCTAAATCTCTCATCAAATGTAACTTGGCGAAGTTTCACATTCATGGCTAGCAATAAAATTCAAGAATGGCATTACCTAGTTAACAGAGGATTGAAGGTTAATTATGTAAACTGAGCTAAATTTTCTCAAATTACGAATTATTTTTAACGACTTTTAAACTACGCAGGCTAGGATCAGAACAACCAGTAATAAATCCGCCTAAGCTTTGAATGTGCTGTAAATACTCAAGCGCAGGTTTTGTAATCACTTCCCCTGGCATGATAACAGGGATTCCTGGTGGATAAGGACAGATGATTTCTGCACAAATGCGATCGCCTGCCTGTTCTACAGGTATCATCTCACTAGCAGCAAAGAAAGCCTCACGGGGTGAAAGTTCTCTAATATAGCTGAAATTAGTCTCAATTTCTCTGACGGCTTGTAAAGAAGCTGGGGTAATTTCCACAAGTTTAGTGAAAGCCTCAACTAACTGTTCAATATCAGCAGCCGTGTTCCCCAAACTAATAATAAAGGTGAGATGTTGCAAACTAGCAAATTCAGCCACCACACCCAACTTTTCATCTAAAATTTCTTCCGCCTCAAACCCAGTTAAACCCAAACCAGAAACCGTTACAGTCAACCGCGTCCTATCTAAAGCCGTAAACCCTGGTGATATTGTATGAGGATGCAGCACTGATAACCCAGGAATTTGACTAATTCTTTCCCTCGCTTCATCTGCAAGCTGTAAAGTCCGGGAAATCAACTCTTTACCAGACA
Above is a genomic segment from Nostoc sp. MS1 containing:
- a CDS encoding CheR family methyltransferase; this encodes MKQAMGISSSDFDYLRQLIYTHSAVVLDGDKTYLAELYLQSIAESAGFATISSFIAYLQHQPFNHLHTQTIEALVTNETSFFRDTAPFEALKKSFLPELIQKRKIERSLNIWCAACSNGQEPYSIAILIREHFPLLTDWSINIIASDFSSKALNRARQGRYNQLEIKRGLSQQLRAKYFSPVDNEWQINDKIRQMVEFQQINLIHSWSALPSIDIIFLRNVLIYFDIPTKKALLGKVKEQLRVDGYLFLGSGETTFNLDESFERVQFDKSICYKLHST
- a CDS encoding DUF3592 domain-containing protein, encoding MNVKLRQVTFDERFSGIYLVFFGLLMLGLSSWADKKTAHERATLTETQGEVVETLHRRERDIKDKEKDTYAPVIEFQVKGDPVRFTGYYDSTRIAKGNIVTVRYDPKQPTTTARKVEPLEGLGVWGAYAMGGGCLVYGLCQFSPIRFSLGKGE